Within the Salinimonas marina genome, the region GGTTTCGACGTTCCAGCACCCGGTCCGGATGGCGGCGTGGATTATAATAGGAAGGCCCTTTTATCATTGCCACCAGGGTCGCAATTTCAGGTACATTCAGCTCAGTGGCCGGTCGGTCAAAAAAGTAATAGCTGGCCAGACCGAAACCATGCACCGCCGTTTCGCCATCCTGGGCCAGAAACACCTCATTCATGTACGCCTGTAAAATTTCAGATTTGCTGTAGCGGGCATCAATAATGATGGCCATTACCGCTTCTTTGGCTTTGCGAACCAGCGATTGCTCAAGGGTAAGAAATAAATTTTTCACCAGTTGCTGGGTTAAGGTACTGCCGCCCTGGACGGTCCTCCCGGCTTTAATATTGGCAATCAATGCCCGTAATATCGATAAGGGGGCGACCCCATGATGATCATAAAAATCGCGATCTTCGACCAGCGTCAGGGTTTTAGGCAACATGGGCGGCACGGTATCAAGATTCAGCAGCATCCGATCTTCACGCAGACTACTTACCAGGCGGGTGACCAGCCAGGGCTCAAGACGCACAGTGCCTACTTTTTTGCCGGCCGTATTATCGGTAATGGAGCCGATTCGATTACCCTGCCAGGCAATAGTCAGCTTGCGCATGCCCTGGGCGCCATCGACAAACTGAAACGCCCGGCGCATCACTACCAGGGTATTATTCCAGTAGGCGTATTCGCCGCTGCTATCAGGCCGGCTGACTTTGCGGTAACCCAGCAACGACAGCTCATCTAAGACTTCTTCGGGGGTAATTTCCAGGTTTTTGCTCAATATCAGAGGACGGGCGTAAATCTGCGCGGGAACTTCCCATTTATTACCGGTAAAGGTGTGCTTTATCTGCGCATCCAGATAAATCATATACCCGGCCACCAGCACCACCAGGACAATAAACAGCTTAATCAGCAGACCTGAAAACCGGCCTCGTCGCTGAGAATTTTTCGCGTTAGATTTTGCTTTGGGTTTGGTTTGTTTTTTCGCCACTTAAAATGCCTGTCTGATGTCCGCTACGCTAATCCAAAAATAGAATGCCCGACCGCCTGCCGCTACTTTTTGGGGTCGATGAGTATCATAGCATTCTCACCGGGGTGTGCGCAGTGCGCTTATATACACAATGACAACAAAATATGTTCATAAATAGCACGGGTAACTTAATATCAAAAACGCAGACATGCGGGGCAGATGAAAAGGCAAGAAGGAGAGTGAAGTGGGTCTTTAAAGAAAAATGTTCGCAGTGCCCCGACGAAGTTCAGAGACACTGCAAAACACTATTTAACCGCATCAGAAAAAAGCATTCTGAAGCGCCGGATTGAAAAATCCGGGTTAGCTGTTTTCCTGACGGTTTTCACGAGCAATAGTCAGTACCCGCTCACGCAGCTTCTCATCAGTTTGAACCTGTTGCGCGATAGTTGTATAAGTTTCCACGGTCAGGCCGGTTTCTTCAATCTGCTCTACCATTTCAGTTTGAGCTTCTTTTTGAATTTCCTGCGCTTTTTCCGGGCTCTCTACATTTTTAAATTTTGAGTCGTATTTGTTAGCCACATCGCTTACTGCTTCCATTGCCATGGTAAATTTCAGCAAGGTGGTGTCGTCGAAGTTTGCAGACTGCTGTTTCATTTCATCCTGTGCAGGTTGTTGTTGCATAGTATCCTGCTGGGCATTAACAGAAAAAGAAGCACAGCTTGCAATCACGGCACCGGCGGCAATAGTCTTAACAAATTTGTTCATACGTTGACTCCAGGTCAGTTTCGATTTGCCCATGTATAATGAGCGCTCACTAGTACAGAAGCCAATTCCATACCAGGTCTTCATAATTATTTAAAATCATAACGTTATAGAGTTCCACGACGGTAACATGCACATTTGCCCGTGCAAAGTGTCT harbors:
- a CDS encoding DUF4168 domain-containing protein — its product is MNKFVKTIAAGAVIASCASFSVNAQQDTMQQQPAQDEMKQQSANFDDTTLLKFTMAMEAVSDVANKYDSKFKNVESPEKAQEIQKEAQTEMVEQIEETGLTVETYTTIAQQVQTDEKLRERVLTIARENRQENS